From Serinicoccus profundi, the proteins below share one genomic window:
- the aspS gene encoding aspartate--tRNA ligase, which produces MLRTHESGTLRPAHVGQTVTLTGWVARRRDHGGVAFIDLRDASGVVQVVARDEVLTGTAHDLRSEYCVKVVGEVTARADKDVNPELPTGGIDVVATQIEVLSAAAPLPFQIDERVTVGEEARLRHRYLDLRRPGAGSAGQNLRLRSKVNAAARTVLAERDFVEVETPTLTRSTPEGARDFLVPARLQPGSWYALPQSPQLFKQLLMVAGMERYYQIARCYRDEDFRADRQPEFTQLDIEMSFVEQDDVIALGETIATAVWRTIGVELTTPFPRMTYAEAMRRYGSDKPDLRFEVELVECTDYFADTSFRVFQAEYVGAVVMPGGGSQPRRQFDAWQEWAKQRGAKGLAYVTVGEDGTLGGPVAKNLSDAEREGLAAHVGAAPGDCVFFAAGATKPSRALLGAARQEIAERVGLVDESAWSFLWVIDAPLFEPAGDAVAAGDVAVGAGAWTAVHHAFTSPKEEFLDTLEQDPGAALAYAYDLVCNGNEIGGGSIRIHRRDVQERVFAIMGLSPEQAQEKFGFLLEAFKFGAPPHGGIAFGWDRIVALLAGTDSIRDVIAFPKSGGGFDPLTAAPAPITPEQRKEAGVDAEPEPEPEAEKETADGAGPAQG; this is translated from the coding sequence ATGCTACGCACCCACGAGTCGGGCACCTTGCGACCCGCGCACGTCGGGCAGACCGTCACCCTCACCGGCTGGGTGGCCCGACGCCGTGACCACGGCGGAGTCGCCTTCATCGACCTGCGCGACGCCAGCGGTGTCGTCCAGGTCGTCGCCCGGGACGAGGTCCTGACCGGCACCGCCCACGACCTGCGCAGCGAGTACTGCGTCAAGGTCGTCGGCGAGGTCACCGCGCGCGCCGACAAGGACGTCAACCCCGAGCTCCCGACCGGCGGCATCGACGTCGTCGCGACGCAGATCGAGGTGCTCAGCGCCGCCGCACCGCTGCCCTTCCAGATCGACGAGCGGGTCACCGTGGGGGAGGAGGCGCGACTGCGCCACCGCTACCTCGACCTGCGCCGGCCCGGTGCCGGGTCCGCCGGGCAGAACCTCCGGCTGCGCTCCAAGGTCAACGCGGCCGCCCGCACCGTCCTCGCCGAGCGTGACTTCGTCGAGGTCGAGACCCCGACCCTGACCCGGTCGACCCCCGAGGGCGCGCGCGACTTCCTCGTGCCGGCCCGCCTGCAGCCGGGCAGCTGGTACGCCCTTCCGCAGAGCCCGCAGCTGTTCAAGCAGCTGCTCATGGTGGCCGGGATGGAGCGCTATTACCAGATCGCCCGCTGCTACCGCGACGAGGACTTCCGGGCCGACCGGCAGCCGGAGTTCACCCAGCTCGACATCGAGATGAGCTTCGTCGAGCAGGACGACGTCATCGCGCTGGGCGAGACCATCGCGACGGCGGTGTGGCGCACCATCGGGGTCGAGCTCACGACGCCCTTCCCCCGGATGACGTATGCCGAGGCGATGCGGCGCTACGGCTCGGACAAGCCGGACCTGCGCTTCGAGGTGGAGCTCGTGGAGTGCACCGACTACTTCGCCGACACCTCCTTCCGCGTCTTCCAGGCGGAGTATGTCGGTGCTGTCGTCATGCCCGGTGGCGGCAGCCAGCCGCGTCGGCAGTTCGACGCCTGGCAGGAGTGGGCCAAGCAGCGCGGGGCCAAGGGTCTGGCCTACGTCACCGTGGGCGAGGACGGGACGCTCGGTGGACCGGTCGCCAAGAACCTCTCCGACGCCGAGCGGGAGGGTCTGGCGGCGCACGTCGGTGCCGCGCCGGGCGACTGCGTCTTCTTCGCCGCCGGCGCCACCAAGCCGTCCCGGGCCCTGCTCGGGGCGGCCCGGCAGGAGATCGCCGAGCGCGTCGGGCTCGTCGACGAGAGCGCCTGGAGCTTCCTGTGGGTCATCGACGCGCCGCTCTTCGAGCCGGCCGGTGACGCGGTCGCGGCGGGTGACGTCGCGGTCGGCGCCGGGGCCTGGACGGCGGTGCACCACGCCTTCACCTCGCCGAAGGAAGAGTTCCTCGACACCCTCGAGCAGGACCCGGGGGCGGCGCTGGCCTACGCCTACGACCTCGTGTGCAACGGCAACGAGATCGGTGGCGGATCGATCCGTATCCACCGCCGCGACGTCCAGGAGCGGGTCTTCGCCATCATGGGGCTCTCCCCGGAGCAGGCGCAGGAGAAGTTCGGCTTCCTGCTCGAGGCGTTCAAGTTCGGTGCGCCCCCGCACGGCGGGATCGCCTTCGGCTGGGACCGGATCGTCGCGCTGCTCGCCGGCACCGACTCGATCCGCGACGTCATCGCGTTCCCGAAGTCCGGTGGCGGCTTCGACCCGCTGACCGCGGCTCCGGCCCCGATCACGCCGGAGCAGCGCAAGGAGGCCGGCGTGGACGCCGAGCCCGAGCCCGAGCCCGAGGCGGAAAAGGAGACGGCGGACGGCGCGGGCCCCGCGCAGGGCTGA
- a CDS encoding NUDIX domain-containing protein, whose product MTLSAPRLPLAELIDLPGSRPVRRSEVALEGAVWNVHRDEVELDDGPAVREYVRHTGAVAVLAVREDRGEPEIFVIRQYRHPIATQDWEIPAGLLDVEGEAPVDAARRELAEEADLHADHWEPLVSFTPSPGGLSETIHTFVATGLTDVPAEQRHAREGEEAGMPSGWVSLADAVAAVLGGQVHNGPLMLSVLALATRRGDR is encoded by the coding sequence ATGACGCTCTCCGCGCCTCGCCTGCCCCTCGCCGAGCTCATCGATCTGCCCGGCTCCCGGCCGGTGCGTCGTTCCGAGGTGGCGTTGGAGGGTGCCGTCTGGAACGTCCACCGCGACGAGGTCGAGCTGGACGACGGCCCGGCGGTGCGGGAGTACGTCCGTCACACCGGTGCCGTGGCCGTGCTCGCGGTGCGCGAGGACCGCGGTGAGCCGGAGATCTTCGTCATCCGGCAGTACCGCCACCCCATCGCGACGCAGGACTGGGAGATCCCCGCGGGCCTGCTCGACGTCGAGGGCGAGGCGCCCGTGGACGCCGCGCGGCGCGAGCTGGCCGAGGAGGCCGACCTGCACGCCGACCACTGGGAGCCGCTGGTGAGCTTCACCCCCTCTCCGGGAGGGCTCTCGGAGACGATCCACACCTTCGTCGCCACCGGGCTCACCGACGTGCCCGCGGAGCAGCGGCACGCCCGGGAGGGCGAGGAGGCGGGTATGCCGTCCGGCTGGGTCAGCCTCGCCGACGCCGTGGCCGCGGTGCTGGGTGGTCAGGTGCATAACGGGCCGCTCATGCTGTCCGTGCTGGCGCTGGCGACCCGTCGAGGGGATCGCTGA
- a CDS encoding CTP synthase, giving the protein MAETTKHIFVTGGVASSLGKGLTASSLGFLLRSRGLRVTMQKLDPYINVDPGTMNPFQHGEVFVTEDGAECDLDIGHYERFLNTDLWGRSNVTTGQIYNDVIAKERRGDYLGDTVQVIPHITNEIKARMRAAAELPEGERPDIIITEVGGTVGDIESLPFLEAARQVRHDIGRTNSFFLHVSLVPYLAPSGELKTKPTQHSVAALRQVGITPDALVLRADREIPEGIKRKISMMCDVDSDAVAAAVDAPSIYDIPKVLHTEMLDAYVVRHLGLPFRDVDWSAWDALLERVHEPEHRVEIALVGKYVDLPDAYLSVTEAMRAGGFRHDAKVDIRWVASDECRTEAGAAKALGGVDAILVPGGFGVRGIEGKIGALRWARERQVPTLGICLGLQAMVIEHARHVAGIEAASSTEFDPGTPAPVIATMEEQKSFVEGAGDLGGTMRLGSYPAVLTEGSVVAEAYAATEVTERHRHRYEVNNGFRDQLTAAGLVVSGQSPDGGLVEFVELPREVHPYYVSTQAHPEFKSRPDHAHPLFAGLVAAALDAQRSQRLVEVERQHQHELPD; this is encoded by the coding sequence GTGGCGGAGACGACGAAGCACATCTTTGTGACCGGAGGCGTCGCCTCCTCGCTCGGGAAGGGACTGACGGCCTCGAGCCTGGGGTTCCTGCTCCGCAGTCGGGGGTTGCGGGTGACGATGCAGAAGCTCGATCCCTACATCAATGTGGATCCGGGCACGATGAACCCCTTCCAGCACGGTGAGGTGTTCGTCACCGAGGACGGCGCCGAGTGCGACCTGGACATCGGGCACTACGAGCGCTTCCTCAACACCGACCTGTGGGGCCGCTCCAACGTCACCACCGGGCAGATCTACAACGACGTCATCGCCAAGGAGCGCCGCGGCGACTACCTCGGCGACACCGTCCAGGTCATCCCGCACATCACCAACGAGATCAAGGCGCGCATGCGCGCGGCGGCCGAGCTGCCCGAGGGCGAGCGCCCGGACATCATCATCACCGAGGTCGGCGGCACCGTCGGCGACATCGAGTCGTTGCCCTTCCTCGAGGCCGCGCGCCAGGTCAGGCACGACATCGGGCGCACCAACTCCTTCTTCTTGCACGTCTCGCTGGTGCCCTACCTCGCGCCCAGCGGGGAGCTCAAGACCAAGCCGACGCAGCACTCGGTCGCCGCGCTGCGGCAGGTCGGCATCACCCCGGACGCGCTGGTCCTGCGGGCCGACCGGGAGATCCCCGAGGGCATCAAGCGCAAGATCTCGATGATGTGCGACGTCGACTCCGACGCGGTCGCGGCCGCCGTCGACGCCCCGTCGATCTACGACATCCCCAAGGTGCTGCACACCGAGATGCTCGACGCGTATGTCGTGCGCCACCTCGGGCTGCCGTTCCGGGACGTCGACTGGTCGGCCTGGGACGCCCTGCTCGAGCGGGTCCACGAGCCCGAGCACCGGGTGGAGATCGCCCTGGTGGGCAAGTACGTCGACCTCCCGGACGCCTACCTGTCGGTCACCGAGGCGATGCGCGCGGGCGGCTTCCGGCACGACGCCAAGGTCGACATCCGGTGGGTGGCCTCCGATGAGTGCCGCACCGAGGCCGGTGCGGCCAAGGCCCTGGGTGGCGTCGACGCCATCCTCGTGCCGGGCGGGTTCGGGGTCCGCGGCATCGAGGGCAAGATCGGGGCGCTGCGCTGGGCCCGGGAACGCCAGGTGCCGACGCTCGGGATCTGCCTGGGGCTTCAGGCGATGGTCATCGAGCACGCCCGTCACGTCGCCGGTATCGAGGCCGCCAGTTCGACCGAGTTCGACCCGGGCACGCCTGCCCCCGTCATCGCCACCATGGAGGAGCAGAAGTCCTTTGTCGAGGGTGCGGGCGACCTCGGCGGCACGATGCGGCTGGGCTCCTACCCGGCGGTGCTCACCGAGGGGTCGGTCGTGGCGGAGGCCTATGCCGCCACGGAGGTGACCGAGCGGCACCGGCACCGCTACGAGGTCAACAACGGCTTCCGCGACCAGCTCACCGCAGCCGGCCTCGTCGTCAGCGGCCAGTCTCCGGACGGCGGCCTCGTGGAGTTCGTCGAGCTGCCGCGCGAGGTCCACCCCTACTACGTCTCCACGCAGGCGCACCCCGAGTTCAAGTCGCGCCCGGACCACGCGCACCCGCTCTTCGCCGGCCTCGTCGCGGCCGCCCTCGACGCCCAGCGCAGCCAGCGCCTGGTCGAGGTCGAGCGCCAGCACCAGCACGAGCTGCCGGACTGA
- a CDS encoding glycosyltransferase family 4 protein produces the protein MGAPSRRRGSTPLVVTSHNGPPEGRAAAWTYAALEVVVYRRADLVLGVSADLVERARARGARGAGLAVVPSAGAVPATDAERQAARQDLRTELGVPPSAAVVLTAGRLAAQKRVDRLIEAHRTLVNDPRLAAPPVLVVVGDGPLGAALREQAGRGGGGVHFLGRRADVPRLLAGADVVVSCAVWEGQPLVLQEALAAGAPIVATDVGGTAALLEGAGVLVTGGGCAGRTTQPDPVVAALVGAIGDLLTDPDARDALSDRARARAARLPTGRDALEAALTAYRSVLGRSATP, from the coding sequence GTGGGTGCCCCGTCGCGGCGCCGGGGGTCGACGCCGCTCGTCGTCACGAGCCACAACGGCCCGCCCGAGGGGCGCGCCGCGGCCTGGACGTATGCCGCGCTCGAGGTCGTGGTCTATCGGCGCGCCGATCTCGTGCTGGGGGTGTCCGCCGACCTCGTGGAGCGGGCCCGGGCCCGGGGCGCCCGCGGCGCGGGCCTGGCGGTCGTGCCGTCCGCGGGCGCAGTGCCGGCGACCGACGCCGAGCGGCAGGCGGCCCGTCAGGACCTGCGCACCGAGCTCGGGGTGCCGCCCTCCGCCGCAGTGGTCCTCACCGCCGGCCGCCTCGCGGCGCAGAAGCGGGTCGACCGCCTCATCGAGGCCCACCGGACGCTGGTCAACGACCCGCGCCTGGCCGCGCCGCCGGTTCTCGTCGTCGTCGGGGACGGACCGCTCGGGGCCGCCCTGCGGGAGCAGGCGGGGCGGGGAGGGGGAGGAGTGCACTTCCTCGGTCGCCGGGCCGACGTCCCACGGCTGCTCGCCGGCGCCGACGTGGTCGTCTCCTGCGCCGTGTGGGAGGGGCAGCCGCTGGTCCTGCAGGAGGCGCTCGCCGCCGGGGCGCCGATCGTCGCCACCGACGTCGGCGGCACGGCAGCCCTGCTGGAGGGTGCGGGGGTGCTCGTCACCGGTGGCGGGTGCGCTGGTCGCACGACGCAGCCCGACCCGGTCGTCGCCGCCCTCGTGGGTGCCATTGGCGACCTGCTCACCGATCCCGACGCCCGCGACGCGCTGTCCGACCGGGCCCGCGCCCGGGCCGCGCGGCTGCCGACCGGACGCGATGCGCTCGAGGCGGCGCTGACGGCATACCGCAGCGTCCTCGGGCGTTCGGCGACGCCCTGA
- the murJ gene encoding murein biosynthesis integral membrane protein MurJ: MSSPASGPSPRVLTQGLLAAAGIVAVTTLLARVAGIARWLAFSEAVGATCVGQVYVTVNQVPNVLFEIAAGGALAAVAVPLVARHLQDGDEDLADRTASALLGWTLVVLLPLALLAALLAGPLTGALLGSAGTGGCDPAEAGRTGRLMLLLFAPQIALYGVGIVLTGVLQAHRRFLAAAAAPLLSSIVVIAVYLAFGASVDPTVPLAQIPDRAIVLLAGGTTLGVVALSLPLLLPTRRAGVRWRPTLRFPPGSGRTAGALALAGLVTVGAQQLFTVVVIVVANGTGVAAITVWTYAQTVYLLPYAVLVVPLATAAFPRLVGDVERTEPVLRRTAMAVTVAAVAGAASLVAAREEVGAAFLALDAGAGGVGQEALESLPDALAALAPGLVGFGLVALLTRALYVVGRPRAAAAGAAAGWLLAAAVALAGAGPAAQAGVAGVLVLLAAASSLGMVVSAVVLAWSVHRAWGSTSLTGVPRALVVASAGAVLGVLLAALLPGAPTSMAGAVALGLLRGVVALGVVVSTVLLLHRVAMAPVLERLRSDR, encoded by the coding sequence GTGAGCAGCCCCGCGTCGGGGCCGAGCCCGCGCGTCCTCACCCAGGGTCTGCTCGCCGCGGCGGGCATCGTCGCGGTGACCACCCTGCTCGCGCGGGTGGCCGGCATCGCGCGGTGGCTGGCCTTCTCCGAGGCGGTCGGCGCGACGTGCGTCGGGCAGGTCTACGTCACCGTCAACCAGGTCCCCAACGTCCTGTTCGAGATCGCCGCGGGAGGCGCCCTCGCGGCCGTCGCCGTCCCCCTCGTCGCACGGCACCTGCAGGACGGCGACGAGGACCTCGCCGACCGGACCGCCTCCGCGCTCCTGGGCTGGACGCTCGTGGTTCTGCTGCCGCTGGCCCTGCTCGCCGCCCTCCTGGCCGGACCCCTCACGGGCGCCCTGCTCGGCTCGGCCGGCACCGGGGGCTGCGACCCCGCGGAGGCGGGGCGGACGGGGCGGCTCATGCTCCTGCTGTTCGCTCCGCAGATCGCGCTCTACGGCGTCGGGATCGTGCTCACCGGCGTGCTGCAGGCCCACCGCCGGTTCCTCGCCGCCGCGGCTGCCCCGCTGCTCTCCAGCATCGTCGTCATCGCCGTCTACCTCGCCTTCGGAGCGAGCGTGGACCCGACCGTGCCGCTGGCGCAGATCCCCGACCGTGCGATCGTGCTGCTGGCGGGCGGCACGACGCTCGGCGTCGTCGCGCTGAGCCTGCCCCTGCTCCTGCCCACCCGGCGGGCCGGCGTGCGATGGAGGCCCACACTGCGGTTCCCACCGGGCTCGGGCCGGACGGCCGGCGCCCTGGCCCTGGCGGGGCTGGTGACGGTCGGGGCGCAGCAGCTGTTCACCGTGGTCGTCATCGTCGTCGCCAACGGCACCGGGGTCGCGGCCATCACCGTGTGGACCTACGCCCAGACGGTCTACCTCCTGCCCTACGCCGTGCTGGTCGTGCCCCTGGCCACCGCGGCCTTTCCCCGCCTCGTGGGCGACGTCGAGCGCACGGAGCCGGTGCTGCGCCGCACGGCGATGGCGGTGACGGTCGCCGCGGTCGCCGGAGCCGCCTCGCTCGTCGCCGCACGCGAGGAGGTGGGTGCGGCCTTCCTCGCGCTCGACGCGGGTGCCGGTGGCGTGGGCCAGGAGGCCTTGGAATCCCTGCCCGACGCGCTGGCCGCCCTGGCTCCTGGTCTGGTGGGCTTCGGTCTCGTCGCGCTCCTGACCCGCGCGCTGTACGTCGTCGGTCGACCGCGCGCCGCGGCGGCGGGGGCCGCGGCGGGCTGGCTGCTGGCTGCGGCCGTGGCCCTGGCGGGCGCCGGGCCCGCGGCGCAGGCCGGTGTCGCCGGTGTCCTCGTCCTGCTCGCCGCGGCGTCCTCGCTCGGCATGGTGGTCTCGGCGGTGGTCCTCGCCTGGTCGGTCCACCGGGCGTGGGGGTCCACGAGCCTGACCGGGGTGCCCCGCGCCCTCGTGGTCGCGTCGGCCGGTGCGGTGCTCGGCGTGCTGCTGGCGGCGCTGCTGCCCGGCGCGCCCACCTCGATGGCCGGTGCGGTGGCCCTCGGCCTGCTGCGGGGTGTCGTCGCGCTGGGTGTCGTGGTGTCCACGGTGCTGCTGCTCCACCGCGTGGCGATGGCCCCGGTCCTGGAACGGCTGAGGAGTGACCGATGA
- a CDS encoding copper transporter has protein sequence MIDFRYHLVSLVAVFIALAIGIVLGAGPLREGISETLDEEVGQLRTERTELRRELEVQSQQAAAKDEAVDLLSPRGVAGTLNGTRVTMVVLPGADRNDVALLEDRLSEAGGVLALQVEVDESFDAAEIDDGILEGLAGTLEVPDVAEGEGASLGAVLAATVAGADRDGEVGAWLAAGERLEDEGIVDLRWQEDQAQVTDRRAPEALLVVGSGVPADGLEAGEEQAEQTRLQTRLDLVRALDALGLPLVVAAAGTESQALADGGGEDGLVQTIRREGDLRGAVSTVDDLESASGRAAAVLGLAWELQEETGHYGLGEQAEAPVPAPPPLRLSSTRSSGLEPPATEPVPDDAAATTDP, from the coding sequence GTGATCGACTTCCGCTACCACCTGGTGTCGCTGGTCGCGGTCTTCATCGCCCTGGCGATCGGGATCGTGCTGGGTGCGGGGCCGCTGCGCGAGGGGATCTCGGAGACCCTCGACGAGGAGGTCGGCCAGCTGCGCACCGAGCGCACCGAGCTGCGCCGGGAGCTGGAGGTGCAGTCCCAGCAGGCCGCGGCCAAGGACGAGGCCGTCGACCTGCTCAGCCCGCGCGGGGTAGCGGGAACCCTCAACGGCACGCGGGTGACGATGGTCGTCCTGCCCGGCGCGGACCGCAACGACGTCGCGCTGCTCGAGGACCGGCTGAGCGAGGCCGGGGGAGTCCTCGCGCTCCAGGTGGAGGTCGATGAGTCCTTCGACGCCGCCGAGATCGACGACGGGATCCTTGAAGGACTGGCCGGCACCCTGGAGGTTCCCGACGTGGCCGAGGGCGAGGGTGCTTCTCTCGGAGCCGTGCTGGCCGCGACGGTCGCGGGAGCCGACCGCGACGGCGAGGTGGGGGCGTGGCTCGCTGCGGGCGAGCGCCTCGAGGACGAGGGGATCGTGGACCTGCGGTGGCAGGAGGACCAGGCCCAGGTGACCGATCGCCGTGCCCCGGAGGCCCTGCTCGTGGTCGGTAGCGGGGTGCCGGCGGACGGCCTCGAGGCGGGGGAGGAGCAGGCCGAGCAGACCCGGCTGCAGACCCGGTTGGACCTCGTCCGGGCCCTGGACGCGCTCGGGCTGCCCCTGGTCGTCGCCGCGGCCGGCACCGAGTCCCAGGCCCTGGCCGACGGCGGCGGCGAGGACGGACTGGTCCAGACGATCCGGCGCGAGGGCGACCTGCGCGGTGCGGTCTCGACAGTCGACGACCTCGAGAGCGCGAGCGGCCGCGCCGCGGCGGTGCTCGGACTGGCCTGGGAGCTGCAGGAGGAGACGGGGCACTACGGGCTGGGGGAGCAGGCGGAGGCTCCCGTCCCCGCCCCGCCACCGCTGAGGTTGAGCTCGACCCGCAGCAGCGGCCTGGAGCCGCCCGCGACCGAACCGGTGCCCGACGACGCCGCGGCGACCACGGACCCGTGA
- the steA gene encoding putative cytokinetic ring protein SteA: protein MSKRRRGTPDPAVPVAGPVRVDVRTKRLTARLQPGDVAVIDHADLDQVSANALVACAPAAVVNAARSTTGAYPNMGPQILMDAGIPLLDAAGPEVMSLPEGAHATVTGEQLRVDGVVVAEATWVTPAMVQEQQEHARGNLSEQIEAFSHNTMEYVRAERELLLDGIGVPELRTSFTGRYALVVVRGYHYKEDLQTLRPFLREARPVLIGVDGGADALLEMGHTPDMVVGDMDSVSDAALTCGAELVVHAYRDGRAPGLERVEALGVTDAVVLPAPGTSEDIAMLLADELGAELIVAVGTHATLVEFLDKGRQGMASTFLTRLRVGSKLVDAKGVSLLYRSRIPTVSLVWLLLAGLLALLVALAVTPGGRALLGVLAVRWDDVWAWIEGLFSS, encoded by the coding sequence ATGAGCAAGAGGCGCCGAGGAACCCCCGACCCCGCCGTGCCCGTGGCGGGCCCGGTGCGCGTCGACGTGCGCACCAAGCGGCTGACGGCCCGCCTCCAGCCGGGGGACGTGGCGGTGATCGACCACGCCGACCTGGACCAGGTGAGCGCCAACGCCCTCGTCGCCTGCGCCCCGGCCGCGGTCGTCAACGCCGCGCGGTCGACGACAGGCGCCTACCCCAACATGGGCCCGCAGATCCTCATGGATGCCGGCATACCCCTGCTGGACGCCGCAGGCCCGGAGGTGATGTCGCTGCCCGAGGGCGCCCACGCGACGGTGACCGGTGAGCAGCTGCGCGTCGACGGGGTCGTCGTGGCGGAGGCGACGTGGGTGACGCCGGCCATGGTGCAGGAGCAGCAGGAGCACGCCCGGGGCAACCTCTCGGAGCAGATCGAGGCGTTCTCGCACAACACGATGGAGTATGTCCGAGCCGAGCGCGAGCTGCTGCTGGACGGCATCGGCGTTCCCGAGTTGCGCACCAGCTTCACGGGTCGCTACGCCCTGGTGGTCGTGCGCGGCTACCACTACAAGGAGGACCTGCAGACCCTGCGTCCCTTCCTGCGCGAGGCGCGGCCGGTCCTCATCGGGGTGGACGGGGGCGCCGATGCCCTGCTGGAGATGGGGCATACCCCCGACATGGTCGTGGGTGACATGGACTCCGTGTCGGACGCCGCCCTGACCTGCGGGGCCGAGCTCGTCGTCCACGCCTACCGCGACGGCCGCGCCCCGGGGCTGGAGCGCGTGGAGGCCCTCGGGGTGACCGACGCGGTGGTGCTGCCGGCGCCGGGGACCAGCGAGGACATCGCGATGCTGCTCGCCGACGAGCTGGGCGCCGAGCTCATCGTCGCCGTCGGCACCCACGCCACCCTCGTGGAGTTCCTCGACAAGGGCCGGCAGGGGATGGCCAGCACCTTCCTCACCCGGCTCCGGGTGGGGAGCAAGCTGGTCGACGCCAAGGGCGTGAGCCTGCTCTACCGCTCGCGGATCCCCACCGTCTCGCTCGTGTGGCTGCTGCTGGCCGGGCTCCTGGCGCTGCTCGTGGCGCTGGCGGTGACCCCCGGCGGTCGGGCCCTCCTCGGGGTGCTGGCCGTACGATGGGATGACGTCTGGGCTTGGATCGAGGGGCTGTTCTCATCGTGA
- the recN gene encoding DNA repair protein RecN, whose protein sequence is MTLRRIRLQQLGVIEEAELDLAPGLNVITGETGAGKTMVVSGLGLLLGERADAGLVRAGADRAVVEGEVDVPADHPAARRVEEAGGDAEDGLILVRTVAAEGRSRASVGGRSAPVSVLAEVGEHLVAVHGQADQWRLRDAEQHRILLDTAGGAALETALQEYAGAWEAWQRARARSIELTRSATDRSLRVGALRTALEEIERVDPSSGEEDSLRSEADRLTYAEELRLAAQGAHEALVGADPASGAAEGPSVGSLLGSAAAALASAADHDEELARLLTRLQELAYLAADLGPDLAAYAAAVEVDPQRLDAVHARRAELTTLLRRYGSTTDPVLEFARDAAAELDAIDVSDEDLSALAQEVARLRREVGRIGAELTRLRRDTAGRIGVQVTEELAHLAMGSATVSIDVAHRRVERTTEGDGTDPEGEAGGSVVELADGTTVRATSSGLDTVEIRLAANPGAPARSVTKAASGGELSRVMLALELVCGEGTVPTYVFDEVDAGVGGAAALDLGARLARLAASSQVIVVTHLGQVAAHADRHLVVRKSTDGQVTSSGVSVVEGAAREAELARMLGGVADSDAALEHARELLSRRATIDAG, encoded by the coding sequence GTGACGCTGCGTCGGATCCGGCTGCAGCAGCTGGGCGTCATCGAGGAGGCCGAGCTCGACCTGGCCCCCGGTCTCAACGTCATCACGGGTGAGACCGGGGCCGGCAAGACCATGGTCGTCAGCGGCCTCGGGCTGCTGCTGGGCGAGCGGGCCGACGCCGGTCTGGTGCGCGCCGGGGCGGACCGTGCGGTGGTCGAGGGAGAGGTGGACGTGCCCGCCGACCACCCGGCCGCCCGACGCGTCGAGGAGGCAGGTGGCGACGCCGAGGACGGGCTGATCCTCGTCCGCACCGTGGCCGCCGAGGGTCGCTCGCGCGCGAGCGTCGGCGGCCGCAGCGCGCCGGTCTCGGTGCTGGCCGAGGTCGGGGAGCACCTCGTCGCGGTCCATGGTCAGGCCGACCAGTGGCGGCTGCGGGACGCCGAGCAGCACCGGATCCTCCTGGACACCGCTGGGGGAGCGGCCCTGGAGACCGCGCTCCAGGAGTATGCCGGCGCCTGGGAGGCCTGGCAGCGGGCCAGGGCCCGGTCCATCGAGCTGACCCGGAGCGCCACGGACCGGTCGCTGCGGGTGGGAGCCCTGCGCACCGCCCTGGAGGAGATCGAGCGGGTCGATCCGTCGTCGGGGGAGGAGGACTCCCTGCGCTCCGAGGCGGACCGGCTGACGTATGCCGAGGAGCTGCGCCTCGCAGCCCAGGGGGCTCACGAGGCGCTCGTGGGTGCGGACCCGGCCAGCGGGGCCGCGGAGGGTCCCTCGGTGGGCAGCCTGCTCGGCTCGGCGGCGGCAGCGCTCGCCTCGGCGGCCGACCACGACGAGGAGCTGGCCCGGCTGCTGACCCGGCTGCAGGAGCTGGCCTATCTCGCCGCTGACCTCGGCCCCGACCTCGCGGCCTACGCCGCGGCGGTGGAGGTCGACCCCCAACGGCTCGATGCCGTGCACGCGCGACGCGCGGAGCTCACGACCCTGCTGCGTCGCTACGGCTCCACCACGGACCCCGTCCTCGAGTTCGCCCGGGACGCCGCCGCCGAGCTCGACGCCATCGACGTCTCCGACGAGGACCTCTCTGCGTTGGCGCAGGAGGTGGCGCGCCTCCGCCGTGAGGTGGGGCGCATCGGCGCGGAGCTGACGCGGCTGCGACGGGACACCGCAGGCAGGATCGGTGTGCAGGTCACCGAGGAGCTCGCCCACCTGGCCATGGGGTCGGCCACCGTGAGCATCGACGTGGCCCACCGTCGCGTGGAGCGGACGACCGAGGGCGACGGCACGGACCCCGAGGGGGAGGCCGGTGGCAGCGTCGTCGAGCTCGCCGACGGGACGACGGTGCGGGCCACGAGCTCGGGCCTCGACACCGTGGAGATCCGGCTGGCCGCGAACCCGGGCGCACCCGCGCGCTCGGTCACGAAGGCGGCCTCGGGCGGTGAGCTGTCCCGGGTCATGCTGGCGCTGGAGCTGGTGTGCGGCGAGGGGACGGTGCCGACCTACGTCTTCGACGAGGTCGACGCCGGCGTCGGCGGCGCCGCGGCCCTGGACCTCGGGGCGCGGCTGGCGCGTCTCGCGGCCTCCTCCCAGGTCATCGTGGTCACCCACCTCGGCCAGGTCGCCGCCCACGCCGACCGCCACCTCGTCGTGCGCAAGAGCACCGACGGGCAGGTGACGAGCAGCGGGGTGAGCGTCGTCGAGGGGGCCGCGCGCGAGGCCGAGCTCGCCCGCATGCTGGGTGGCGTCGCCGACTCCGACGCCGCCCTCGAGCACGCCCGGGAGCTGCTCTCCCGCCGTGCGACCATTGACGCCGGATGA